The Plasmodium cynomolgi strain B DNA, chromosome 13, whole genome shotgun sequence DNA segment AAAATGCGGAGCGGACCCTTTcgttttagaaaaaaaaaaaataaatgagtgATTCGCCGCCATTGGTACGATTTTAAATGCAGCTAAGTTGGGGAGAGAGCCATAATCGCATCATGGTTagatgcaaaaaaggggggtgcaCATGCGATTTGGCAATAGGGCCATTTGGCAATAGGGCCATTTGGCAATAGGGCCATTTGGCAATAGGGCATTTTGGCAATAGGGCCATTTGGCAATAGGGCCATTTGGCAATAGGGCTATTTGGCAATATGGCATTTTGACAATAGGGCCATTTGGCAATAGGGCCATTTGGCAATATGGCATTTTGACAATAAGGCAATTTGGCAATAGGGCCATTTGGCGAATCGGTGAAGAAACGAGAGAAAACGAATGACAGCAAAGCGGCGCAGCATAAAGCGGCATAGCTGCTAGCAGCATGGCGTAGAAGTGGGAATTACCTAAACGGAACTATCCAGCGGTGAAAGACCCCCAAGCATGGTGTGACAGCAAAACGCCGCGCGCAAAAGTAGCCCAAATGAAGTGAGAATCAAGCGCGGGGAGGTAGGGatcacggaaaaaaaaaaaagtcgatAAATTAGGGTTTTTTATACctgcacatttttacaacactgaaatgggggaaaatgaatttattCTCTTTTCCTACctggaattttttattgcacatttttatgaacgCCCTCAACTGTTGCAAAACGCATTTTGTAGCTAGCAAACTTTATCCAATTAACAACATATTAATAACAAACGTACAGGTAAATAAACAGTTCAGTCCCGAAAAGAGAATCCCACAAGTTGAGAGAAGTTTGCTAGGATTCCCCCACTACAAGGGGATTAGAAGCAAGAGGAAATGTTTCCATTACCTGAGAATACATTCCATAGGGGGGGAATCTCAATTTGGCAAAAAACTCAACCCAGTGGTACcttcaaaaaggagaaaatttccCAATGTGCGCAATTTACAGGGTAGGgagaaggaaatgaaaaatggtgATGAGGAGAGCACCGGCACTGACATAAGGAGTGGTAAAAATGGTCTTCACAAAAACGATGGGACGAAAGAAAAGATAAATGATAACGAGAAGGAATGCCTGATAAACTCAGAattgctaaaaaatataaaagaaaacgaaaatggaGATGATGTGGGTACCCCGTCCAgtgaaacagaaaaggaaaatttcaaTTTCTTGGAACATTTCACATCGGAAGATGACAACTCCTTAGTTAGTAATTTAAAAGCagaagaaagtaaaaaactTATAGATAgcgattattttaaaaagatgaTGGAAGATTTGAACttaaaagaggaagaaattatGAAGCTCCTtaaaagaagcgaaaaaaatgtttccaacttgattaataaaaatttatctcTGGAAcagattgaaaaaaatgcgaaaaatga contains these protein-coding regions:
- a CDS encoding hypothetical protein (putative): MNLFSFPTWNFLLHIFMNALNCCKTHFVASKLYPINNILITNVQGREKEMKNGDEESTGTDIRSGKNGLHKNDGTKEKINDNEKECLINSELLKNIKENENGDDVGTPSSETEKENFNFLEHFTSEDDNSLVSNLKAEESKKLIDSDYFKKMMEDLNLKEEEIMKLLKRSEKNVSNLINKNLSLEQIEKNAKNEEAQNEELFDTYMNSNSSKVGNFINFKKIGKKYKEVISHVIAIFLSKGKKFTEMIKLIEEDKNEINMCTSLLEENVLFNNLSKDVLIEIVKKSILLGHLNEKFSNDAENFEWSKQIESCIMQSVCNHNFKIKLITYSNNSISVTVVSSKSVHIDSDEYDEIEGSIKNALEEYERANGLDIFSSFNILVHFS